A window of Dyella terrae contains these coding sequences:
- a CDS encoding Fic family protein, whose product MIRGQGEILSTQGEWSTELIRLGGDRILGSTIPGCISSRVLRHLAAVSAGLKVQSAVAARYAQAVLVVPACGSRIANELLSESSYGNASYSPLETMTTGLADFSRAIRLPISASHRVDLGKLASQFRSNKFRKKESVVRVGAVVVEGLEGQLAYVPPHPKHFDRLLGDLYEAIRSLEPKSMDAVAPVAFLIMCQFMAIHPLTDGNGRAARAMFIRLCRIGGLDAASAALILSIVLTRYRAAYYSSLMSYCLSGDFSGLEAILLSSIRDANAAVAVTSSEDDFRSEVSVRKGEGRPALQGQAALAEFVELAKIIY is encoded by the coding sequence ATGATCAGGGGGCAAGGAGAGATCTTATCGACCCAGGGAGAGTGGTCGACTGAGCTGATCAGGCTCGGCGGCGATCGCATTTTGGGTTCGACCATACCGGGATGCATATCCAGTCGTGTCTTGCGACATCTGGCTGCGGTCTCTGCTGGGCTCAAAGTCCAGTCAGCAGTAGCGGCGCGCTACGCACAGGCCGTGCTTGTTGTCCCGGCATGCGGAAGTCGGATTGCCAACGAACTCTTGTCCGAGAGTTCGTATGGAAACGCCTCCTACTCTCCTCTCGAAACTATGACGACTGGTCTCGCCGATTTCAGTCGTGCCATTCGATTGCCCATTTCAGCATCTCATCGCGTAGATCTCGGGAAACTCGCATCTCAGTTCAGGTCGAACAAATTCCGCAAAAAGGAATCAGTTGTTCGAGTAGGCGCAGTTGTGGTGGAGGGGCTAGAAGGGCAGCTCGCTTATGTGCCACCGCACCCCAAACACTTCGATAGGCTTCTTGGTGATCTCTACGAGGCCATAAGGTCGTTGGAACCCAAGAGCATGGACGCCGTGGCGCCCGTCGCGTTCTTGATCATGTGCCAATTTATGGCCATTCACCCATTGACCGATGGCAACGGACGAGCGGCTCGCGCCATGTTCATTCGTCTGTGTCGTATCGGTGGATTGGATGCAGCCTCCGCAGCTCTGATTTTGTCGATAGTACTGACGAGGTATCGGGCAGCGTATTACTCATCTCTGATGAGTTACTGCCTGTCGGGCGATTTCTCAGGTCTTGAAGCCATCCTTCTGTCCTCCATCCGCGATGCAAACGCTGCTGTTGCAGTGACATCGAGTGAAGACGATTTTCGATCGGAAGTGTCTGTGCGTAAGGGTGAAGGCCGCCCCGCACTGCAAGGCCAAGCGGCCTTGGCTGAATTCGTAGAACTCGCAAAGATCATCTACTAA